The sequence aacaaattcaCAATTCTTTTTTGagataaaaaattgtaattgaaaaaatttctcgaatattttcaaactacttacagtgtAAGACTCACTGTTCGCCATTtgcaaaatcgaatttttcacaAGGGAAGATAACGTAGATTGTAAGACATTTGGTCAATTGGCGTAAATCTTATgtgataattctattcattttaggggagatgttcgcataacatattcgttttgacatttgaaaccgttATGCGTGATATTTTAATTAGCTAAAACGGGAGATTTTATGTAAATGATAGATTTATGTATCAAAACTAAGGTATCGGGTTCAACAACATATGAAAATGGTTGACCCTTTTTAAACTAAGCGATTGCTTCGAAGTATTGTGAGATTCAACTACCAAAATCTAGCTCCGTACAGTGCTCACTGTTCACTTttcaccagcagctgatgcaggaTTCATGCGTGATTCGTGACGAAATATAAAGTTATTCGAAAAAGGCAGACAGCTTTCAGCTGTCACTTTCtctgttgtaaaacaaaaaaaaaagcttttttcgAAACTGCTGTATGTTGTGTGTCGTCGACCTTGttaggaaaaattttcaatatttgataaTTTGTGAAAGAAAAAAGTTCCAGTTGTGCACCGAATCATAAATTAACTAGTGAACAATTAAGATAAAGCCGGAGAAGGATAGCATCTGGTTTGGTCCACTTTACAATGTGGGACTCTTCCGTATTTCTCAGCACACGTAagattcatttatttttagcaGTAAGGATCATTGACATTTTctcatgatgttttatttttgtagTCACTCCTAAATTCTATGTGGCTTTGACCGGCACTTCCAGTTTAATTTCTGGTCTGATTTTAATCTTTGAATGGTGGTATTTTCGGAAATATGGAACATCTTTTATCGGTAAGcttgtatttgaaaaaaataaagtgaaATTTGACTAAATATTGTTCCATAGAACAAGTTTCCATCAACCACATTAGTCCGTGGATTGGTGGTGGGGAAACGCCAACCGAGAACAGCACTAGCACTACGCCGACTACGCAAAGCATGCCTGAATGTAAGGTCTGGCGGAACCCGTTAAATCTGCTTCGCGGTGCTGAATATCAACGATTTTACTGGGCAACCCAGAAAGAACCGTTAACTTTCTATGATATGAATCTGTCCGCTCAGGATCATCAGACGTTTTTTACATGCGAAGGTTAGTGTTTGCTTTGAATTAGTATCTGTTCGAAGACATAAGATCGAATTTTCAGGTGATGCTGGAAAAGCGGAATACGAAATCATGCAAACGGCATGGCGCGAACGGAATCCTGTGGTGCGCATTAAGGCAGCCAACAATGCTATTGAGATCAATCCCGATTGTGCTCCGGCTTACATTCTGCTGGCAGAAGAAGAATCAACGACAATCATCGATGCGGAGAGAGTATTACGAACGGCTTTGAAAGTCGCCGAGGGGAATTATAAAAAATCACAGGCTGTTCAGCACCAAGGCCCCATCATGGAGGGTATTTTCCGCCGGGATACGAACGTGCTGATTTACATCAAACGACGACTGGCCATGTGCGCCCGAAAGCTGGGAAAGTTGAAAGAAGCCGTGAAAATGTTTCGTGATCTTACTAAAGAGATACCTCCCATTATGAACGTACTGAATATTCACGAAAATCTTCTCGAAGCCTTGCTTGAAATGCAAGCATATGCAGATTGTCAGGCTGTATTGGCCAAATACGACGATATTTCGTTGCCGAAATCGGCAACCATTTGCTATACGGCAGCCCTGCTTAAGGCACGAGTTGTTGCGGAAAAATTTTCACCAGATATTGCTTCCAAGCGAGGATTGACGCCGGCCGAGATGAGTGCTGTGGAAGCCATTCACAGAGCAGTAGAATTCAATCCTCACGTCCCTAAGTATCTTCTCGAAATGAAACAACTGATTCTTCCACCGGAGCATATACTGAAACGAGGAGACTCCGAAGCCCTAGCATATGCTTTCTTCCATTTACAACACTGGAAAAACGTAGAAGGTGCATTGAATCTATTGCACTGTACCTGGGAAGGAACATTCCGGATGCTTCCGTATCCTCTTGAGCGAGGTCATTTGTTCTATCCTTATCCCACCTGCACGGAATGTGCGGACCGCGAGCTGTTGCCGGCTTTCCACGAAGTATCCGTCTATCCAAAGAAGGAACTGCCTTTTTTCATTCTATTTACCGCCGGTCTTTGCTCGATAACTGCTCTTTTGGCATTGCTCACGCATCAGTACCCGGAATCGATGGGTATTTTTGCAAGCACTACACTTAACTGGTTTTCGTTGCCGTTTCACTTCGTTAAGGAACGAATCGAAACAATCTGGCCGTGCAATCTGTTGCAACACCTTTCACGAATTTAAATGTTCGGATAAGCCATTTTTTGTTCCTATGATAGCCCATCCTGTCAATGATGGTTTGGATCAGACTAACTTGTACAAGCTCTCCGTGGAACTGGGACCGCATTCCAGCTCCGATTAAAATTGAGATTATGTTTTTTTCATTGTGCTTCAAAGTGATTGCTATTATTGATCTTTTTTTTGATAAGATATTGAAAAAATGCAGGATGGGTCATTATCGTACATATAGACTAAAATCTCTTAATATACGAAACGCTACTTATACAAAAAAGTACTATCTAATGTTTATATTGTAGAAGAATACCTACCGTAAAAATTAGAAACTAAGACAAAATGCGTCTCTCAATGTGTACTTGTGGTATTAATAAAACATACAGCAAAGTCGACTAAAACATGCTGGACAAATGCAAAACAacactattgtttttttttctttattagtcgtgcaatttatttatttattcacaaTCCACAGAGACCATGTGgtccaaatgaaatttcataATGTACACAACATTAGCTTATATTTCGCTGGGTGACTGATTTCAATTTAAACCAGGtgatacacgtttaaattaacTCTGCAGATCAATCACAGCCCCGTTCGCACCGTAGTTAGTCGTATGTGCAATCTGAGAAAGATACAATTCCGAAGATCTCGAGATGGAACATTAATAAggtgatttttaagaggtataggatttgattaaaaaaaactttgagataattgatgaaatctttattggaatcgagagaacgatcaatattgttttaatgtttgaaggTGATTACATGCAAATATTGGCCGCGCCTCCGCTTTAGATgtcccatgcgcaaggtccaatttcaGCAAACtcgtgcattggtagctcttgcaatgcttctagcTGGTCTTCACtttagatgcggcaattttgataGTTGTCGTATCCATACAACCAGAAATTAGCtttgtcgctgaacacaattttcaataaaaaaatggaTCTTTCTCCAACTTTGTCAGTGcccattcaaaattaaattatagaccaaacgacgattcatgatcaaattatagaccaaactgaataatgtcgttttcgcttgatgccaaacctaacccagtttccaccctaactactgtcaaactgtttgtttgaagctagtttcgaatctagtttcaacgttgttgaactgaaaatcgagtcagtttcgaacctggttttatatcaggtttgctcaaacttcCGTTGCTAtgtgcgaacccaacacagtttcgtgaaaagtgtttgtttgatgaaacaaccctggatcagtttcagttttctcaagtgaaaacgacataagtttgaCAACGACAGTGtttccaaaaagataccagcaaaaaaaatcaccctttattacttTCATTGAGCAAAAAGTCGTTCAAAATGTCTGCTATTGTTTAGGTGTGatatcaggcccgtgcgcaggggggggggggggcttaggggttttaacccccccatgaagaatttttttttaaattaagtttcatgaacaatggagtacttattatattaaagtgcaaataactgaaCCACTTTAATACAATAGAATGCCTTCAATTGAacaaaaaagttcaattttttatcactttataaactgacataatttgagaaccccccccccccccccccccccccgttttacattgtcaatatagtggatgaggcCCCTTTTTGccttttggacacccccctctccccttgaaccCCCCCTCCCAtagatgattcctgcgcacgggcctgtgtGATATAGTTTCCGGTATACTTCTAGTGTGTCTAGACCAACTAGTAGCATGAAACTTTCATGAAACGATTATTGATAAGGATTGTtccatggcattcggcgaatagCTACGTTGTATCGACTCTATTGTATGAGTACCGTTTAGGAAGCAAGAGTTCCAAACTACAGAGCAATATTCGCGAGTCGAACGAACAAGTGAGCAGTAAAGGGATTTACAACagcgtaacagttcggctgaaaagttcgtatcgtttaatagaaacacacattttttgccaaagttcgtttttattattcaacataattgccatcagaggcgatacagcgattatagtgatcttccaacttttcgataccatttttgaagtacgatttgtcctttgcctcaaaataggcctcagtttcagcgattacctcttcattgcttctaaattttttaccagcgagcattctcttgaggtctgacaacagcgaaaaagtcactgggggccaaatctggagaatacggtggatgagggagcgattcgaagcccaattcgttcaatttcagcttgGTTTtcacttgtgacacggtgcattgtcttgatgaaacaaaacttttttcttcttcaaatgagcccgttttttggaatttcatccttcaaacgctctaataacgctatataatagtcacttgatggttttttcccttttcacggtagtagatgaaaattataccatgcgactcccaaaatacagacgccataaccttaccggccgattgttgagtctttccacgctttgggttcggttcatcgcgtgcagtccactcagctgactgtcgattggactccggagtgaagtgatggagccatgtttcgaccATCGacggaaaaaatcggttttattttgatataacagcaccaaacactgctcagaatcatcaattcgttgttgtttttgatcgattgtgagctcacgcggcacccattttgcacaaagctttacaTTACAGATTCCTTGAAAAAGGTCCAATAAGGACCGAAACGTCGGAAGAAGAGAAAATAAAGGAGTTCTTAATTTATATAAGACTGAAAAGCCGATACATAACCTTcaagcacaaagctttctcatatccaaatattcgtgaataatatgtccaacacgttcctttgatatctttagggtgtcagctatctcgatcaacttcactttacggtcattgaaaatcattttgtggatgttttttacgttttcatcggtaacagcctcttttggacgtccactgcgttcatcgtcttcggtgctcatatgaccagtacgaaattttgcaaaccactttcgaattgttgcttcgcccggtgcagagtctggataacactcatcaagccattttttggtatcggcggcactttttttcatcaaaaagtagtgtttcatcaacacacgaaattttttttttccattttttttcacaataacaaaagtagcttcactcaaaatgcaatatcccacaaactaataatcagacagctgtcaaatttatacacgtatcttttgaaggttggtactaactgaaaatggtatggatttaattctagtggcgccctctcatagaaacgatacgaacttttcagccgatctgttacattaCAGTTCTAATAACAAagaatcagtttcaaaattttcgacgGGGACAACGTTTTTTGAGAGCGGCAAAACAATCTTTGGTGGGGGTGGTACCGTTTTTGGTCACtttttgatggttagtgtttgtgtacagtgggaaatctatgttttctTTAATATATGCTAGTGTTCAGGATGACGATATTTAATCACTCTTATCCAAGTTCAAGTTTTGCTtacatgctgctatttttatagcattaAGTTTCTCTTGCGAATATGTAACGTAGCGATTCGTTGTCGCGCTAGGGTTTTTCTCTAAAACCGAGTGCATCTaacttaaattaaaaattaatcttaagcgctCAAGatttaccctgggtcagttctaGGTTTCTAAGGCGAAAACTACATAACAAAGCATTTCATCCAAACTCGCATGGTCCTTAGTCCTTAAATGAGGAAGGGTGACTAGAGACTGCTTTGTATTATTCCAAATTTCAATCATGTCATGAATTGATAGCAATCCATTAAAATCGACGCGTCGAAATATCGTATCCATAGGTAAGATTATCCTGAAAATGAAgatataaccttcgaaacgttggccgttaaagaaaaataaatattttgacgaGAAATCAATTGACCGAAAAACCATCTTTTAATttaaaacaacattaattggTCGCACTCGCATCAAATTAAATTCATAGGTAaaacaattaggttttttatcgtgacgacacaaatgaacaagtattcatccttgacagttcagcggtactgtttacaaacaagcttaaacaaaaatcgaagagcacatctaaaacaatcatctttacactttgcaactagtcacttttatttaataaatattaaaaacgaaccgtattaaatcgtgaacaaatgttttaaaactttatttaggcgatacggaccgtgaatggtctgatccaatttgtcaataaacaaacaaaagaaacttctgtttacaaacagtactgctgaactgtcaaaatgtgttcatccgtttgaggttagcagtgacggtaaaaaacctaatattcGTCATTAAAACAAAATTGACTAAAGTCAGGCCTTGTCAGCTTGgttcgaaatcaatcttcagttcagcaacgccatcgcacggcatcacatccaacatagCATGTCAGTTGTATGAGTGCGCAGTGCtgatattttggcgcgcacgaatttgacattaaaCTTAAGTGTAAATGGACCGAATAAAAAAACTAGGTAACAAACAACTCATAATGGAGTAATaactaatttttattttcggtgTACACTCTTACTCTCCGCTGCTCGGCTGCATCGATGTATTGCTACGCTATCTCATGAGTAAAATTCACGGGTCACAAACTAATATCGTTAGTTAACGACTACGTTGAATTTCAGGCAACCCAAAGCAACATCACCGTCACCGGTCAGGCCGACCTCAATTTCTGCGGTAGTTCCACGAGCCGGCACATCTAAAACTTCACTGTCAAAAATATAGGTAAAAGCAGTTCCAGCAGTGAGCGGGCAGCCTCCTTCTATTCCATTGGTGCATGCGTCTTCATACTCCGGTGGCATCTCGTATCCCATATTCAAACCCCCGACACGAACAACGATATGTGCTTCGGCCGTGGCACTATCGATTGGACTTACGATTCCACTGGCAACCGCTCTCAAAGGCTCTCCAACAGTCAGCTGGCACACCGAACCAGAACAGTCATTGACGGTCAGGCTTTCAGCTACTGGGGCATTATTATCGCCTtacagaaaagaaaaaaaaaacatttgaatatgCATGGAGTTTTGGCTTGTACAAAAACCACATTAAATTTCTATATCTTCACGACTCtttagtgcttaaagcagtgcAAATTGAAGTGCCATCAAGTTCAAttcaaaccgctaagcagacgcaaagtttacattACTTATGTAACACTCTAAAGATATTGCACCAAGGTGCAGTATCATTTCTGACGTCTCGAGCGCAAATGAGTGAGTTGAACTGCTAGTCGGGGATTGCAGTtcgatttgaactgctttaagcactgatgagccgaaggcgaaacgtgatgaCATAGATAATGCGAATACTTACAAGGAATGAAATCAACAGCAGCCAGAGTCATGGCTGGCAGCAGTGCTGCAACGAGGAGATAATTGAACATCTTGTCTACTTGGATCTGTTCATTGAGTGGTCGAAACGAGAAACGTGCTTCTATTTGCTTCATGCATCGTATTTATACAATGCAATTTGATAACTTGGCACACCAAACATAATCTGACTTTGATTAAATATAGATTTAGAGCCCAATCTAATCATATGACAGGTGATAGGTTTTTATATCAGCTCATTACAATACACGCCTATAATCATGCAATTCTTGTGGCATTACCAAATTTTCCTAGAGATTAGGTGACGTACGATTATAAGTGTCGAGCCACATGCGTGCAGGAAAAGCCTTCATTGTTTAAAACAAATCGTTTAgttatttctcaaatcgaaaaaTAGTTGTTTCGAACCAAGTAGTTTCAATATGTAATCTGATTACATACTTCAACCAAGCTATCGTAGATTCAAACCATAACGCGGTTGATATCAATTGATTGTGTGCTGTTTTTCAACATATATTGGTTATTTCAACTTCAAAATTTTATAGAATCAGGCTAGAATTGTTGTCACTTCGTTGTCATTGCTCAGATTTCATTTATTTCGATATGGTCTGAGAATAGTACAGATTATCTTTAAATGATGTATCACATGTCCGAAATTTGAACGAACGCTTCGGAAAGTCTGACATTTTCTGACAGATTTTCACGAAATTCTTTGTTGGAAGTTTTTAAACGGAAGTACAGTTCAAAATTCATGTTGCATTTGGCCCACGTTTACAAGGCTTACTCTCCAGCCTAATCATATTTGAACTGGCTGTAGCTATCACCTAGGAAAGAACCTGGCAACTGGCTtctattttcagaaaaaaatttccatttgCATTCCAGTTACACCCTGTAATAAATAATACATTCCTCGCAGCCACTGTTGCCAATAGAATTGTTATTCAGtcaatgatttttatttttcgttttttaactatatcaaataaactagggtaaagtgttataatatggtccctttaag comes from Malaya genurostris strain Urasoe2022 chromosome 3, Malgen_1.1, whole genome shotgun sequence and encodes:
- the LOC131438221 gene encoding uncharacterized protein LOC131438221, which gives rise to MKQIEARFSFRPLNEQIQVDKMFNYLLVAALLPAMTLAAVDFIPCDNNAPVAESLTVNDCSGSVCQLTVGEPLRAVASGIVSPIDSATAEAHIVVRVGGLNMGYEMPPEYEDACTNGIEGGCPLTAGTAFTYIFDSEVLDVPARGTTAEIEVGLTGDGDVALGCLKFNVVVN
- the LOC131437898 gene encoding protein ST7 homolog, whose translation is MWDSSVFLSTLTPKFYVALTGTSSLISGLILIFEWWYFRKYGTSFIEQVSINHISPWIGGGETPTENSTSTTPTTQSMPECKVWRNPLNLLRGAEYQRFYWATQKEPLTFYDMNLSAQDHQTFFTCEGDAGKAEYEIMQTAWRERNPVVRIKAANNAIEINPDCAPAYILLAEEESTTIIDAERVLRTALKVAEGNYKKSQAVQHQGPIMEGIFRRDTNVLIYIKRRLAMCARKLGKLKEAVKMFRDLTKEIPPIMNVLNIHENLLEALLEMQAYADCQAVLAKYDDISLPKSATICYTAALLKARVVAEKFSPDIASKRGLTPAEMSAVEAIHRAVEFNPHVPKYLLEMKQLILPPEHILKRGDSEALAYAFFHLQHWKNVEGALNLLHCTWEGTFRMLPYPLERGHLFYPYPTCTECADRELLPAFHEVSVYPKKELPFFILFTAGLCSITALLALLTHQYPESMGIFASTTLNWFSLPFHFVKERIETIWPCNLLQHLSRI